The bacterium BMS3Abin08 genomic interval CATCTCGGTTTTGCTCTTTGGATCTGTTGAGGCATGGGCATTTGCCCTGGTTGGTTTAATTACCCTTGTCGTGTTCAATCTATGGATTTATGGGGATATCGGAGTCCTTGGCATATCTCCGTCAAGGTGGCAAAAAACCCTTTATATTTCAATCTCCGGTCTGGTTCTCCTTTATATCCTCCAGGTTATACCTCTTCCGGCTTCCCTTCTGAGGTTTTTTTCTCATAGGTCTTATGAGCTTATGAAAGAGATCTATACAGTGCCCTTCAGTAGCGGCAGTATAAGCTTCTGTAAATATTGCACCTTAAACGGCGTTGTCAGACTGGTAATATATGTGATGATATTTTTTATGGCTGCCTCTCTGACAGGGAGAGACGGCTTAATGCGCAGGACAATGACGGCAGTTGTCATATTCGGGTTCATAATTGCTTTCTTTGCAATAATTCAGAAGGCTTCCTGGAATGGCAGAATCTACTGGTTCAGGGAGTTAACGCAGGGGGGGGCTCCCTTTGGCCCTTTTGTCAACAGAAATGATTTCGCAGGTTTTATCGGCATGGTTGTCCCTCTTGGATTAAGTCTGTCACTTGAGGAACAGAAGACGGAAAAAAGACTGATCCTGATATTTTTATCGTTGATTATGGCTCTGGGGATATTTTACTCCCTTTCAAGGGGGGGTATAATCAGTTTTCTTCTGTCCATGGTCTTTTTTGTTTTTCTGGTTGCAACGAGGGGATTCAGCAGGAGGTATATTCATTATCTGCTCATCTTTTTATCCGGACTGATTTTCTATCTTCTTTACCTCGGGGTATCACCGATTGTAAACAGGTTTGCTGAAAGCGGTCTCAGCTCAGAGCAAAGAATAATGGTATGGAAAGAGACCTTAAGGGCTTTTTCGGATTTTGCCTGGTTCGGGACAGGACTCGGAACATTCAGATATGTCTTTCCACTCTACTATCCCCGGGGGCTGACGGGTACTTTTTATTATGCCCATAATGACTATCTCCAGTTTCTCCTT includes:
- a CDS encoding O-Antigen ligase; translated protein: MISISVVSIAVISVLLFGSVEAWAFALVGLITLVVFNLWIYGDIGVLGISPSRWQKTLYISISGLVLLYILQVIPLPASLLRFFSHRSYELMKEIYTVPFSSGSISFCKYCTLNGVVRLVIYVMIFFMAASLTGRDGLMRRTMTAVVIFGFIIAFFAIIQKASWNGRIYWFRELTQGGAPFGPFVNRNDFAGFIGMVVPLGLSLSLEEQKTEKRLILIFLSLIMALGIFYSLSRGGIISFLLSMVFFVFLVATRGFSRRYIHYLLIFLSGLIFYLLYLGVSPIVNRFAESGLSSEQRIMVWKETLRAFSDFAWFGTGLGTFRYVFPLYYPRGLTGTFYYAHNDYLQFLLETGIVGTLLLTAAFISIVVPAFTAYRKNNDSSIITAGLLASVFYMLVHSFFDFNLHLPSNAIMFSIILGFLYGLGVKGFLPSTEPGKLRSYSLPGDNG